One Leucobacter muris DNA segment encodes these proteins:
- a CDS encoding purine-nucleoside phosphorylase: MNHAQDHAASIDGPAALAAEAAAAITRLTGVDRHDIGLTLGSGWGKAADVIGETVAVIPAEQVPGFHVSGVPGHSGTLRSIRLASGKHALVIGARTHFYEGRGVRAVVHGVRTAAAAGAATMILTNGAGGIDPAFGAGEPVLISDHLNLTAASPVEGADFIDLTDLYASRLRDLAREVEPALQQGVYVQLPGPHYETPAEIHYLRMIGGQIVGMSTALEAIAARQAGMEVLGLSLITNPAAGMGDPLSHEEVLAEGRAAEPRLAELLSRVVARL, encoded by the coding sequence ATGAACCACGCGCAGGATCACGCAGCATCCATCGACGGCCCCGCGGCGCTCGCGGCCGAGGCCGCCGCCGCCATCACCCGGCTGACCGGCGTCGATCGGCACGACATCGGCCTCACCCTCGGCAGCGGCTGGGGCAAGGCCGCCGATGTGATCGGCGAGACCGTCGCCGTGATCCCGGCCGAGCAGGTGCCCGGCTTCCACGTCTCGGGGGTGCCCGGGCACTCGGGCACGCTGCGCTCGATCCGCCTCGCGAGCGGCAAGCACGCGCTCGTGATCGGGGCGCGCACCCACTTCTACGAGGGTCGCGGCGTGCGCGCCGTCGTGCACGGCGTGCGCACCGCGGCGGCGGCCGGTGCGGCGACCATGATCCTCACGAACGGGGCGGGCGGCATCGATCCCGCATTCGGGGCGGGCGAGCCGGTGCTCATCTCGGATCACCTCAACCTCACCGCCGCGTCGCCCGTCGAGGGCGCCGACTTCATCGATCTCACCGACCTCTACGCGTCTCGGCTGCGCGATCTCGCCCGCGAGGTCGAGCCGGCGCTGCAACAGGGCGTCTACGTGCAGCTGCCCGGGCCGCACTACGAGACCCCGGCCGAGATCCACTACCTGCGGATGATCGGCGGGCAGATCGTGGGCATGTCGACCGCGCTCGAGGCGATCGCGGCGCGGCAGGCCGGCATGGAGGTGCTCGGGCTCTCGCTCATCACCAACCCGGCCGCGGGCATGGGCGATCCGCTGAGCCACGAGGAGGTGCTCGCCGAGGGCAGGGCCGCCGAGCCGCGTCTCGCCGAGCTGCTCTCCCGCGTCGTCGCGCGACTGTAG
- a CDS encoding class I SAM-dependent RNA methyltransferase, whose protein sequence is MVLMSSRAHSAHTPLEIGETIELDVTGIAHGGVSVARHEGRVVFVADAIPGERVRARVTDAKKKSFARATTVEVLDASEDRRDHVWAEAALDRDPEDRAGGAEFGHISPERQRALKAEVLTDAMRRFGDVELAAEEGADLAEALAELVEPAPGDEQTGGLGYRTRVRLHVDAETGAVGPYAARSRRVIPVESLPLATEGIAQIAPLGESMPGAATVDLIDPAADDPRMLLGLTEEKTRAGENDTIRELVEDRGFLVRAGGFWQVHRQAPAVLFTAVRDAILDLIDDGRFDPAAGNLDLYGGAGLLAAAMAEAAGPALKVTTVEADAGATDDAAENLSELVGALALTARVDRHLAELLQASAPVRDRLRRGTVVLDPPRSGAGGGVTGQIAELAPANIVYVACDPVALARDTKTLRESGYELTGLRAFDIFPHTHHFETLATFQRA, encoded by the coding sequence ATGGTGCTCATGTCTTCACGCGCACACTCCGCACACACGCCGCTCGAGATCGGCGAGACGATCGAGCTCGACGTCACCGGCATCGCCCACGGCGGGGTGAGCGTCGCCCGGCACGAGGGGCGCGTGGTGTTCGTCGCCGACGCGATCCCGGGCGAGCGGGTGCGCGCCCGGGTGACCGACGCGAAGAAGAAGTCGTTCGCCCGCGCGACGACGGTCGAGGTGCTCGACGCGTCAGAGGATCGCCGCGACCACGTCTGGGCCGAGGCCGCGCTCGATCGCGACCCCGAGGATCGTGCGGGCGGTGCCGAGTTCGGCCACATCTCGCCGGAGCGCCAGCGCGCGCTCAAGGCCGAGGTGCTGACCGACGCGATGCGGCGCTTCGGCGACGTCGAGCTCGCCGCCGAGGAGGGCGCGGATCTCGCCGAGGCGCTGGCCGAACTGGTCGAGCCGGCGCCCGGCGACGAGCAGACGGGCGGCCTCGGCTACCGTACGCGCGTGCGGCTGCACGTCGACGCCGAGACCGGCGCCGTCGGGCCCTACGCGGCGCGCAGCCGTCGTGTGATCCCGGTCGAGTCGCTGCCGCTCGCCACCGAGGGTATCGCGCAGATCGCGCCTCTCGGCGAGTCGATGCCGGGTGCCGCGACGGTCGACCTCATCGACCCGGCCGCCGACGACCCCCGCATGCTGCTCGGACTCACCGAAGAGAAGACGCGGGCAGGTGAGAACGACACGATCCGGGAGCTGGTCGAGGATCGCGGCTTCCTGGTGCGCGCCGGCGGCTTCTGGCAGGTGCATCGCCAGGCGCCGGCAGTGCTGTTCACCGCGGTGCGCGACGCGATCCTCGATCTGATCGACGACGGCCGCTTCGATCCTGCGGCGGGCAACCTCGATCTCTACGGCGGCGCCGGCCTGCTGGCCGCCGCGATGGCGGAGGCCGCCGGGCCCGCGCTCAAGGTGACCACGGTCGAGGCTGACGCCGGCGCGACCGACGACGCGGCCGAGAACCTTTCGGAGCTGGTGGGCGCGCTCGCCCTCACGGCTCGCGTGGACCGGCACCTGGCCGAGCTGCTGCAGGCCTCGGCGCCGGTGCGGGATCGACTGCGCCGCGGCACGGTGGTGCTGGATCCGCCCCGCTCGGGCGCGGGCGGCGGTGTGACGGGTCAGATCGCCGAACTCGCCCCGGCGAACATCGTGTACGTGGCCTGCGACCCGGTCGCGCTCGCCCGCGACACGAAGACGCTGCGCGAGTCGGGGTACGAGCTCACGGGTCTGCGCGCGTTCGACATCTTCCCGCACACGCACCACTTCGAGACGCTGGCGACGTTCCAGCGGGCGTAG
- a CDS encoding cupredoxin domain-containing protein, translating into MSREIPEITRRGAIGGVLGAVGVGALASLTGCSPSKPDPVPSDDAEPDVTVHAVDNRFEPAEVEIAPGSAVRWVFEGTAEHDVVAADGSFVSELMHEGSYTHVFDEAGDFEYDCSVHPEMTGVVRVR; encoded by the coding sequence GTGTCCCGCGAAATCCCAGAGATCACCCGCCGCGGAGCGATCGGCGGCGTGCTCGGAGCCGTCGGGGTCGGGGCGCTCGCCTCCCTGACGGGGTGCTCGCCGTCGAAGCCCGATCCCGTGCCCTCCGACGACGCCGAACCCGACGTGACCGTGCACGCCGTCGACAACCGCTTCGAGCCCGCCGAGGTCGAGATCGCTCCGGGTTCGGCCGTGCGCTGGGTGTTCGAGGGCACCGCCGAGCACGACGTGGTCGCCGCCGACGGCAGTTTCGTGAGCGAGCTCATGCACGAGGGCAGCTACACTCACGTCTTCGACGAGGCGGGCGACTTCGAATACGACTGCTCCGTGCACCCCGAGATGACCGGCGTGGTGCGGGTGCGATAA
- a CDS encoding NAD(P)H-quinone dehydrogenase — protein sequence MAKAYERKHRIAVLGGGPGGYEAALAGAQLGAEVTLIERAGVGGAAVLTDVVPSKSLIATAGGVQAVRDSGRLGVQAFVPGGDGKPVRPEIAVNLAAVNKRLLAMAGAQSVDMLHSLESAGVRVVQGEGRLDGPGAVLVSTAAGDGGTDFDRVEADTIVVAVGSSPRELDSAKPDGERILTWKQLYDLPAIPEHLVVVGSGVTGAEFANAYRTLGAEVTLVSSREQVLPGEDPDAAAVIEREFKRLGMNVMSKSRADSVVRTDAGVLVTLSDGRTIEGSHCLMAVGSIPNTRGLGLEEAGVQLTESGHIRVNKVARTGVPSVYAAGDCTDFFPLASVASMQGRTAIMHALGDFVRPIDLRNVAANVFTYPEIATVGWNERTLAESEGLAQHVTHTVPLNVNPRAKMIGFTDGFVKLFAWKASGTVIGGVIVAHRASELIFSLALAVEHRLTVDQVASAFAVYPSMTGAITDAARALHRH from the coding sequence ATGGCGAAAGCGTATGAACGGAAGCATCGGATCGCCGTGCTCGGCGGCGGCCCCGGCGGATACGAGGCGGCGCTCGCGGGCGCCCAGCTCGGCGCCGAGGTCACCCTGATCGAGCGCGCCGGCGTGGGCGGGGCGGCGGTGCTCACCGACGTCGTGCCCTCGAAGAGCCTCATCGCGACCGCCGGCGGCGTGCAGGCCGTGCGCGACTCCGGCCGACTGGGCGTGCAGGCCTTCGTGCCCGGCGGCGACGGCAAGCCCGTGCGCCCCGAGATCGCCGTCAATCTCGCCGCTGTCAACAAGCGCCTGCTCGCCATGGCCGGGGCGCAGTCCGTCGACATGCTGCACAGCCTCGAGAGCGCCGGCGTGCGCGTCGTGCAGGGCGAGGGCCGCCTCGACGGCCCGGGGGCCGTGCTCGTCTCGACCGCCGCGGGCGACGGCGGCACCGACTTCGACCGCGTCGAGGCCGACACCATCGTCGTCGCCGTCGGATCCAGCCCCCGCGAACTCGACTCCGCGAAACCCGACGGCGAGCGCATCCTCACCTGGAAGCAGCTCTACGACCTGCCCGCCATCCCCGAGCACCTCGTGGTGGTGGGGTCGGGCGTCACCGGCGCCGAGTTCGCCAACGCCTACCGCACGCTCGGCGCAGAGGTCACCCTCGTCTCGAGCCGCGAGCAGGTGCTGCCCGGCGAGGACCCCGACGCCGCCGCGGTGATCGAGCGCGAGTTCAAGCGCCTCGGCATGAACGTCATGTCGAAGTCGCGCGCCGACTCGGTCGTGCGCACCGACGCCGGCGTGCTCGTCACCCTCTCGGACGGGCGCACCATCGAGGGCTCGCACTGCCTCATGGCGGTCGGCTCGATCCCGAACACTCGCGGCCTCGGCCTCGAAGAGGCGGGCGTGCAGCTCACCGAGAGCGGGCACATCCGGGTCAACAAGGTGGCGCGCACGGGCGTGCCCTCGGTCTACGCCGCTGGCGACTGCACCGACTTCTTCCCGCTGGCGTCGGTCGCGTCCATGCAGGGCCGCACCGCGATCATGCACGCCCTCGGCGACTTCGTGCGGCCGATCGATCTGCGCAACGTCGCCGCCAACGTGTTCACCTACCCCGAGATCGCGACGGTGGGCTGGAACGAGCGCACCCTCGCCGAGTCCGAGGGGCTCGCCCAGCACGTCACCCACACCGTGCCGCTCAACGTGAACCCCCGAGCGAAGATGATCGGCTTCACCGACGGCTTCGTGAAACTCTTCGCGTGGAAGGCCTCCGGCACCGTGATCGGCGGGGTCATCGTCGCCCACCGCGCCAGCGAGCTCATCTTCTCCCTCGCGCTCGCCGTCGAGCATCGCCTCACCGTTGATCAGGTCGCCTCGGCGTTCGCCGTCTACCCGTCGATGACCGGCGCCATCACCGACGCCGCCCGGGCCCTGCACCGCCACTGA
- a CDS encoding flavin monoamine oxidase family protein yields the protein MQSVDVVVIGAGFAGLVASRELGRAGFEVVTLEARDRIGGRTWTDHRLGHDLEMGANWIHWVQPHVWAEATRYGREIVRSPAAEEAYWHGADGTPRKGDLAEFMALIDEGQQLVIDDVREAMPRGTEPTTGRIQELDALSIQDRFDALDLDPEARAANESVWVGHVNAPLDQVGLSSALRWVSATGGHWQLMHEASATFRVVDGMRGFTDRIAADVPGEIRLNTTVVSVTQEDAGSDAHAVVETGDGTRIRARRVVSTLPVNAVTGIRFDPPLPDAWQRQSAETVASQGTKVWIRAEGHLPRFFAYASQHHPLSVLKAEFYCSDERGDYTILVGFGPEHGRIDVDDLAGVQAAVDAFRPSIEVTEATAHDWMTDPLARNTWMTHRPGQLTRDLEELQQPAGVVHFATTDNANLWGGFIDGAIESGLREARRVAEALERS from the coding sequence ATGCAGTCGGTCGACGTCGTGGTCATCGGCGCCGGGTTCGCGGGCCTCGTGGCCTCGCGCGAACTCGGCCGGGCAGGGTTCGAGGTGGTGACGCTCGAGGCGCGGGACCGCATCGGCGGCCGCACCTGGACCGACCACCGCCTCGGCCACGACCTCGAGATGGGTGCGAACTGGATCCACTGGGTGCAGCCGCACGTGTGGGCCGAGGCCACCCGCTACGGCCGCGAGATCGTGCGCAGCCCGGCCGCCGAGGAGGCGTACTGGCACGGCGCCGACGGCACGCCGCGCAAGGGCGACCTCGCCGAGTTCATGGCGCTCATCGACGAGGGCCAGCAGCTGGTGATCGACGACGTGCGCGAGGCGATGCCTCGCGGCACCGAGCCCACGACGGGGCGCATCCAGGAGCTCGACGCGCTGAGCATCCAGGACCGCTTCGACGCGCTCGACCTCGACCCCGAGGCGCGCGCCGCGAACGAGTCGGTGTGGGTGGGGCACGTGAACGCGCCCCTCGACCAGGTCGGCCTGTCGAGCGCGCTGCGCTGGGTGTCCGCCACCGGCGGCCACTGGCAGCTCATGCACGAGGCGTCGGCCACCTTCCGGGTGGTCGACGGGATGCGCGGCTTCACGGACCGCATCGCGGCCGACGTGCCGGGCGAGATCCGACTGAACACGACGGTCGTGTCGGTGACGCAGGAGGATGCGGGATCCGACGCGCACGCGGTCGTCGAGACCGGGGACGGCACGCGGATCCGCGCACGCCGCGTCGTGAGCACCCTGCCGGTCAACGCCGTCACGGGTATCCGCTTCGATCCGCCCCTGCCCGACGCCTGGCAGCGCCAGAGCGCCGAGACCGTCGCCTCGCAGGGCACGAAGGTGTGGATCCGCGCCGAGGGGCACCTGCCGAGATTCTTCGCCTACGCCAGCCAGCACCACCCGCTGTCGGTGCTCAAGGCCGAGTTCTACTGCAGCGACGAGCGCGGCGACTACACGATCCTCGTCGGGTTCGGCCCCGAGCACGGCCGCATCGACGTCGACGACCTCGCGGGTGTGCAGGCGGCCGTCGACGCCTTCCGGCCCAGCATCGAGGTCACCGAGGCCACCGCTCACGACTGGATGACCGACCCGCTCGCCCGCAACACCTGGATGACCCACCGCCCCGGTCAGCTCACCCGCGACCTCGAGGAGCTGCAGCAGCCCGCCGGCGTCGTGCACTTCGCCACGACCGACAATGCGAATCTCTGGGGCGGCTTCATCGACGGTGCGATCGAGAGCGGCCTGCGCGAAGCCCGACGCGTCGCCGAAGCCCTCGAGCGCAGCTGA
- a CDS encoding serine hydrolase domain-containing protein encodes MIPRLAQRSRFAAIALIATAALGLTACTGGSAASPSGDVATLDQGLSAGIDEAIATAMQQSGSTEAVVGVWSGENAYVRGYGDGVDGKTLIRGAQATQPVMCALLLDLVEDGTVKLGRLVEKDLTRQSGLDEVTYGQLCEMTSGIADYKAGLADIFVNNPTRPWPEQELIAQGLTDSPLPWPGLDVNVSDTNALILSRALHVKTGDDISELLKSRVFEPAGMGSSYYPALTSTTIGGDTLAGLAYPSNGGAPVCEAGAVEKPEVSPSMLGGAGGTVTTVTDLKNFYEHYLDGAFGGEAAQQVTQTAPLQNPERDAEGTPTGEPDEAGPQWAFGMDKVGPLYGRSGAITGTLTAAYHDPESGFSVVVALNNSSAGAGFVKTLAFELAALSSEAGAGPELPWTAADQAGLLAQAAICQAAPEAEAAE; translated from the coding sequence TTGATCCCGAGACTTGCACAGCGCTCCCGCTTCGCGGCCATCGCGCTCATCGCGACAGCCGCCCTCGGCCTCACCGCGTGCACCGGCGGATCCGCCGCCTCCCCCTCGGGAGACGTCGCCACCCTCGATCAGGGCCTCTCGGCCGGCATCGACGAGGCGATCGCGACCGCGATGCAGCAGAGCGGATCGACCGAAGCCGTCGTGGGGGTGTGGTCCGGTGAGAACGCGTACGTGCGGGGCTACGGCGACGGCGTCGACGGCAAGACCCTGATCCGCGGCGCCCAGGCCACGCAGCCGGTCATGTGCGCGCTGCTGCTCGACCTCGTCGAAGACGGCACGGTGAAGCTCGGCCGCCTCGTCGAGAAAGATCTGACCCGCCAGTCGGGCCTCGACGAGGTCACCTACGGCCAGCTCTGCGAGATGACCTCCGGGATCGCCGACTACAAGGCCGGCCTCGCCGACATCTTCGTCAATAACCCCACCCGCCCCTGGCCCGAGCAGGAGCTCATCGCCCAGGGCCTCACGGACTCGCCGCTCCCGTGGCCCGGGCTCGACGTGAACGTCTCCGACACCAACGCGCTCATCCTCTCCCGCGCGCTGCACGTCAAGACCGGAGACGACATCTCCGAACTGCTGAAGAGCCGCGTCTTCGAGCCGGCGGGCATGGGCTCCAGCTACTACCCCGCGCTCACGAGCACCACCATCGGCGGCGACACGCTGGCGGGACTCGCCTACCCCTCCAACGGGGGCGCACCCGTCTGCGAGGCCGGAGCCGTCGAGAAGCCCGAGGTGTCGCCCTCCATGCTCGGCGGGGCCGGCGGCACGGTCACCACCGTGACCGACCTCAAGAACTTCTACGAGCACTACCTCGACGGCGCCTTCGGGGGCGAGGCCGCGCAGCAGGTCACGCAGACCGCTCCACTGCAGAACCCCGAGCGCGACGCCGAGGGCACCCCGACCGGCGAGCCCGACGAGGCCGGCCCCCAGTGGGCGTTCGGCATGGACAAGGTGGGCCCGCTCTACGGCCGCAGCGGGGCCATCACCGGCACGCTGACCGCCGCTTACCACGATCCCGAGTCCGGGTTCTCCGTGGTCGTCGCCCTCAACAACTCGTCGGCAGGCGCCGGTTTCGTGAAGACGCTCGCGTTCGAACTCGCCGCGCTCTCGTCCGAGGCGGGCGCCGGACCGGAGCTTCCGTGGACCGCCGCCGACCAGGCCGGCCTGCTCGCGCAGGCCGCCATCTGCCAGGCCGCACCCGAGGCCGAGGCCGCCGAATAG
- a CDS encoding aminotransferase class I/II-fold pyridoxal phosphate-dependent enzyme codes for MTRFEHGIPLDESSGRAPSGVSRLPRSAGSSALERDPGMPSSTWRLRSDAWESLRFAVKRLALDGEDAEALASDSEIHRNLRALETMEMYWAGFGQRYVRGIGELLEAGDYRIALDRIGRVVNRLRGDTVPDEPRDEHLDEQERAELAADADPRPHFEVLVVDETTPADRDAMRSEALRLRGAADAFVYEFVVVPSADDAVAAVLTNPNILACVVRPGFSDRTRQRLSRDLVETIRLARSQVSTGHTSERSSLASVQRVLGLADTLAAIRPELDLYLMAGAHIEDLAGALTRRFRRVFRREDQLELHLSLLRRVSHLYDTPFFSAIQDHARRPVGVFHALPIARGGSVVNSKWIRDLVDFYGLNLLLAETSATSGGLDSLLAPTGAIKKAQDLAARAFGAKHSFFVTNGTSTANKIVHQALVGPGDVVLVDRNCHKSHHHAMMLTGGRAAYLEAYPLNDFAFYGAVPLDRIKQLLLDYRAAGRLDEVRMVTLTNCTFDGIVYDPERVMAECLAIKPDLVFLWDEAWFAFAAFHPVTRRRTAMASAKNLEERLRTSAHAAAHRAQQQRLYDADGTPAADEVWLEERLIPSPDARIRVYATHSTHKTLTALRQGSMIHVYDQDWVREAEEPFHEAFMTHTSTSPNYQILASLDLGRRQVELEGFNLVQRQLDLATSLSQSIARHPLLRRTYRVLTANELIPAGHRETRRPMPLRDGLASMWQAWAADEFVIDPSRVTVEITRTGVDGDTFKHEHLMNRYGIQVNKTSRNTVLFMTNIGTTRSAIAYLIEVLVKLAERFEEDRAQLDPELAQAALAAEAPMPPLPDFSAFAPGYDAPGLPDGDVRTAFFRGQQRRHIEHVPPGELRERVDRGEQPVSAGFVTPYPPGFPVLVPGQIITAEVLDFMAVLDTREIHGYDPRRGYRVLRAE; via the coding sequence ATGACGAGGTTCGAGCACGGGATCCCCCTCGATGAGTCGTCCGGTCGCGCTCCCTCGGGCGTCTCGCGGCTGCCGCGCAGCGCCGGATCCTCCGCCCTCGAACGCGACCCCGGCATGCCGTCGAGCACCTGGCGGCTGCGCAGCGATGCGTGGGAGTCCCTGCGCTTCGCGGTGAAGCGGCTCGCGCTGGACGGCGAGGACGCCGAGGCGCTCGCGAGCGACAGCGAGATCCACCGCAACCTCCGGGCGCTCGAGACGATGGAGATGTACTGGGCGGGCTTCGGGCAGCGCTACGTGCGCGGCATCGGCGAGCTGCTCGAGGCCGGCGACTACCGGATCGCCCTGGATCGCATCGGCCGCGTCGTCAACCGGCTGCGGGGCGACACCGTGCCCGACGAGCCGCGCGACGAGCACCTCGACGAGCAGGAGCGGGCCGAGCTGGCCGCCGACGCCGACCCCCGCCCGCACTTCGAGGTGCTCGTGGTCGACGAGACCACCCCCGCCGACCGCGACGCGATGCGCTCCGAGGCGCTGCGCCTGCGCGGCGCCGCCGACGCGTTCGTCTACGAGTTCGTCGTGGTGCCTTCGGCCGACGACGCCGTCGCGGCGGTGCTCACGAACCCCAACATCCTCGCCTGCGTGGTGCGCCCCGGCTTCAGCGACCGCACCCGGCAGCGACTGAGCCGCGACCTGGTCGAGACGATCCGCCTGGCCCGCTCCCAGGTGAGCACCGGTCACACCTCCGAACGCTCCTCGCTCGCGTCGGTGCAGCGCGTGCTCGGCCTCGCCGACACCCTCGCCGCGATCCGCCCCGAACTCGACCTGTACCTCATGGCGGGCGCGCACATCGAGGATCTCGCGGGAGCGCTCACGCGCCGCTTCCGGCGGGTGTTCCGACGCGAGGATCAGCTCGAGCTGCACCTCTCGCTGCTGCGCCGCGTCTCCCACCTCTACGACACCCCCTTCTTCTCGGCCATCCAGGATCACGCCCGCCGCCCCGTCGGCGTCTTCCACGCCCTGCCGATCGCCCGCGGCGGCTCCGTGGTCAACTCGAAGTGGATCCGCGACCTCGTCGACTTCTACGGCCTCAACCTGCTGCTCGCCGAGACGAGCGCCACCTCGGGCGGGCTCGACTCGCTGCTCGCTCCCACGGGTGCGATCAAGAAGGCGCAGGATCTCGCCGCGCGCGCCTTCGGCGCGAAGCACTCCTTCTTCGTCACGAACGGCACCTCCACCGCCAACAAGATCGTGCACCAGGCGCTCGTCGGCCCCGGCGACGTCGTGCTCGTCGACCGCAACTGCCACAAGTCGCACCACCACGCCATGATGCTGACCGGCGGCCGCGCCGCCTACCTCGAGGCGTACCCGCTCAACGACTTCGCCTTCTACGGCGCCGTGCCGCTCGACCGCATCAAGCAGCTGCTGCTCGACTACCGCGCCGCCGGCCGACTCGACGAGGTGCGCATGGTGACGCTCACCAACTGCACCTTCGACGGCATCGTCTACGACCCCGAGCGGGTCATGGCCGAGTGCCTGGCGATCAAACCCGACCTCGTGTTCCTGTGGGACGAGGCCTGGTTCGCGTTCGCCGCCTTCCACCCCGTGACCCGGCGGCGCACCGCGATGGCGTCGGCGAAGAACCTCGAGGAGCGGCTCAGGACCTCCGCGCACGCGGCCGCCCACCGCGCTCAGCAGCAGCGGCTCTACGACGCCGACGGCACGCCGGCCGCCGACGAGGTGTGGCTCGAGGAACGCCTGATCCCGAGCCCCGACGCCCGCATCCGCGTCTACGCCACCCACTCCACCCACAAGACGCTCACCGCGCTGCGGCAGGGATCGATGATCCACGTCTACGATCAGGACTGGGTGCGCGAGGCCGAGGAGCCCTTCCACGAGGCGTTCATGACGCACACGTCGACCTCGCCCAACTACCAGATCCTCGCCTCCCTCGACCTGGGGCGCCGGCAGGTCGAGCTCGAGGGCTTCAACCTGGTGCAGCGCCAGCTCGATCTCGCCACCAGCCTGTCGCAGTCGATCGCGAGGCACCCGCTGCTGCGCCGCACCTACCGCGTGCTCACCGCGAACGAGCTGATCCCCGCGGGGCACCGGGAGACTCGGCGTCCCATGCCGCTGCGCGACGGCCTCGCCTCGATGTGGCAGGCGTGGGCGGCCGACGAGTTCGTGATCGACCCGTCGCGCGTGACCGTCGAGATCACCCGCACGGGCGTCGACGGCGACACCTTCAAGCACGAGCACCTCATGAACCGCTACGGCATCCAGGTCAACAAGACCAGCCGCAACACGGTGCTCTTCATGACGAACATCGGCACCACCCGCAGCGCGATCGCCTACCTCATCGAGGTGCTCGTGAAGCTCGCGGAGCGTTTCGAAGAGGATCGGGCGCAGCTCGATCCCGAGCTCGCCCAGGCCGCTCTCGCCGCCGAGGCCCCGATGCCGCCGCTGCCCGACTTCAGCGCCTTCGCCCCGGGTTACGACGCCCCGGGGCTGCCCGACGGCGACGTGCGCACCGCGTTCTTCCGCGGGCAGCAGCGACGGCACATCGAGCACGTGCCGCCCGGCGAGCTGCGCGAGCGCGTCGACCGCGGCGAGCAGCCCGTGTCGGCGGGATTCGTCACGCCCTACCCGCCCGGCTTCCCCGTGCTCGTGCCCGGCCAGATCATCACCGCGGAGGTGCTCGACTTCATGGCCGTGCTCGACACCCGCGAGATCCACGGCTACGACCCGCGACGCGGTTACCGAGTGCTGCGCGCCGAATAG